From Paenibacillus sp. V4I7, one genomic window encodes:
- a CDS encoding ABC transporter ATP-binding protein produces the protein MTTDLSIQVHGVSKQFDAKVVLNDITLAVPKAHIFGLLGPSGSGKTTLVRMIAGIDVPTSGTVHVLGQQMPQLAMLSKIGYMAQSDALYAELTAQENLEFFASLYGLTSTKRNQRIHDVMELVDLGSHLKKQISNYSGGMKRRLSLAISLLHEPGILILDEPTVGIDPVLRKSIWQELTKLSQQGTTILVTTHVMDEADKCHQLGMIRDGRLTAVGTPDELKRATSSATIEEAFLYYGGVKQ, from the coding sequence ATGACAACGGACCTATCTATTCAAGTGCATGGTGTCAGCAAGCAATTTGATGCGAAGGTTGTTTTGAATGACATTACTCTAGCTGTACCGAAAGCCCATATTTTCGGATTGCTCGGCCCTTCCGGATCAGGGAAAACAACGCTTGTACGTATGATTGCTGGTATTGATGTTCCCACTTCTGGGACCGTACATGTGCTCGGGCAGCAAATGCCCCAGCTAGCGATGCTATCGAAAATTGGTTATATGGCCCAATCGGATGCGCTATATGCCGAACTAACCGCTCAGGAGAATTTGGAGTTTTTCGCTTCTTTGTATGGGTTAACAAGTACAAAGCGCAATCAGCGCATCCATGACGTCATGGAGCTTGTTGATCTAGGATCTCATTTGAAGAAGCAGATTTCCAATTATTCTGGAGGAATGAAGCGCCGCTTATCGCTCGCTATCTCTTTGCTGCATGAGCCAGGCATTCTAATTCTCGATGAACCTACGGTGGGTATTGACCCCGTCTTACGGAAATCAATATGGCAAGAGTTGACGAAACTCAGTCAGCAGGGTACAACGATTCTCGTCACCACCCACGTGATGGATGAAGCTGACAAATGTCATCAGCTTGGGATGATCCGTGATGGCAGACTCACAGCAGTAGGAACACCGGATGAGTTGAAACGAGCTACTTCCTCCGCAACGATTGAAGAAGCATTCTTATATTATGGAGGTGTCAAGCAATGA
- a CDS encoding ABC transporter permease, which translates to MRIRAIVIRILRQFFHDKRTLMMMLVAPMLILFMMSLVFNGNTYVPKLGAVNVPAPLIQKLQDLNAEVIAYTVDEAQTELEAVHVDAIITMNGTAPQVTLEGSDPSKNRAVLFLLQKALQSVVPTNSSANSSSNLQAPTITYLHGSADMAAFDNFGPVLIGFFVFFFVFLLSGVSFLRERTGGTLERLLATPLRRWEIVVGYILGFGIFTTLQATLIAWFATSVLGLMMVGSFWYVLLITVLLALAALSLGTLISAFANNEFQMIQFIPLIIVPQVFFSGLFSLDTMSVYLRWIGIIMPLKYGADALRNIMIRGAGWDRIWLDVLVLAAFTIGFMILNIVALRKHRKI; encoded by the coding sequence ATGAGAATTCGTGCGATTGTGATCCGTATTTTACGCCAGTTCTTTCACGATAAACGAACTTTAATGATGATGCTTGTAGCTCCAATGCTAATTCTTTTTATGATGTCATTGGTTTTTAACGGCAACACCTACGTCCCTAAACTAGGCGCTGTTAATGTGCCTGCTCCACTCATTCAAAAACTGCAGGACCTTAATGCTGAAGTAATAGCCTATACGGTAGATGAAGCTCAAACTGAGCTAGAGGCTGTACATGTAGATGCCATCATTACGATGAATGGGACAGCGCCGCAAGTGACCTTGGAAGGCAGTGACCCTAGTAAAAATAGAGCTGTGCTGTTCTTGCTGCAAAAAGCATTGCAAAGCGTCGTTCCAACTAACTCCAGCGCTAACTCAAGCTCCAATTTACAAGCGCCAACCATCACCTATTTGCATGGCTCAGCTGATATGGCAGCTTTTGATAATTTCGGTCCTGTTCTCATAGGCTTCTTCGTCTTCTTCTTCGTCTTCCTGCTCTCTGGCGTTTCCTTCTTGAGGGAACGAACCGGCGGAACCTTAGAACGGCTGCTGGCTACACCGCTTCGTCGTTGGGAAATCGTTGTCGGCTATATTCTAGGCTTCGGTATATTTACAACACTCCAAGCAACGCTCATTGCATGGTTCGCCACTAGTGTGCTGGGTCTAATGATGGTCGGCTCTTTCTGGTATGTATTGCTGATCACGGTCCTGCTCGCGCTGGCTGCATTATCACTTGGAACGCTGATATCAGCTTTTGCTAACAATGAATTCCAGATGATTCAGTTCATTCCGCTTATTATCGTACCCCAGGTGTTCTTCTCAGGCTTATTCAGCCTCGATACGATGTCGGTATACCTTCGCTGGATTGGTATCATCATGCCGCTTAAATACGGAGCAGATGCCTTACGGAATATTATGATCCGCGGTGCAGGTTGGGATCGCATTTGGTTGGACGTTCTCGTATTAGCAGCATTCACGATTGGCTTCATGATCTTGAACATAGTGGCACTCAGGAAGCACCGTAAGATATAA
- a CDS encoding TetR/AcrR family transcriptional regulator, which translates to MPVLLNEEVNTLPQIEPWLTELLRLNDEEEKMTDKQIKIVQAAVEIFSEKGFAGSSTSEIAQKAGVAEGTIFRHYKTKKELLLSIVAPLMTKLIAPFAVKDFTKVLEADYPDVEQFLRAITVNRLEFARKNFPVIKIFMHEIPFHTELREQFKETVAVLVLEKAYKAIRHFQAEGQLIELPEATSIRLIASTIFGFLIARFLLVPDSEWDEPQEIEYTINFIMHGLSPRKP; encoded by the coding sequence ATGCCAGTTTTGCTAAATGAAGAGGTGAACACATTGCCCCAAATCGAGCCATGGTTAACTGAGCTTCTCCGTCTAAATGACGAGGAAGAGAAGATGACCGATAAACAGATAAAGATTGTTCAAGCGGCCGTAGAGATTTTCTCTGAGAAAGGGTTTGCAGGCTCCTCGACCAGTGAAATAGCCCAAAAAGCTGGCGTGGCGGAAGGTACCATTTTCCGTCACTATAAAACGAAAAAAGAACTGCTGCTCTCGATCGTTGCCCCCCTCATGACAAAGCTCATTGCACCGTTTGCAGTGAAAGACTTCACCAAGGTGTTGGAAGCTGATTATCCTGATGTGGAACAATTCTTGCGCGCTATCACGGTGAACCGATTAGAATTCGCCCGCAAAAATTTTCCTGTTATCAAAATTTTCATGCATGAAATCCCTTTCCATACGGAGCTGCGTGAACAGTTTAAGGAAACCGTTGCCGTATTAGTGCTGGAAAAAGCTTACAAAGCCATTCGACATTTTCAGGCTGAAGGTCAATTAATCGAGCTCCCAGAAGCTACGAGTATCCGACTGATTGCCTCTACGATTTTTGGCTTTCTGATTGCTCGATTTTTGTTGGTGCCGGATTCGGAATGGGATGAACCCCAAGAAATCGAGTACACGATTAACTTCATCATGCACGGCTTATCGCCTCGCAAGCCATAG
- a CDS encoding MFS transporter produces MNKQIGIIMLLLMTIFVGFGIIIPVLPEVVKGAGAEYHNALLLSVYSAASFLMSPIWGGLSDRIGRRPIILIGLLGFSVSFLIFGFADGNLWIMYVSRILGGLFSGAATACAVAYVADITTAENRTKGMGMVGMSIGLGFIFGPAIGGILSRWGTYLPFFVASGLALASFVFAFAILKESLTVDKRTSVKEKAPSRWTAFSGASKYLYVLSFFVSFTLAGLEATLQYYQMDKIGATPFDIGMMFLASGIVGALIQGGVVRRLVKQGAEQRVIGIGLLLSAAGFFLLLYSSSVVTAAIYLSVFGAGNALIRPCVTSLITQRTKVGQGVATGLSSSMDSLGRIAGPLLGGAVFAIAHSLPFIIGGVLCLAAILLLQRFVLVDRQTRAQQQTA; encoded by the coding sequence ATGAATAAACAGATCGGAATCATCATGCTGTTGTTGATGACTATATTCGTAGGTTTCGGGATCATCATTCCTGTACTGCCGGAAGTTGTTAAAGGTGCAGGCGCTGAATATCATAACGCGCTGCTATTATCGGTCTATTCCGCAGCCTCTTTTCTTATGTCCCCCATTTGGGGAGGACTATCGGATCGCATCGGACGGAGACCGATTATCTTAATAGGTCTGCTTGGATTTAGTGTTAGCTTTTTGATATTTGGATTCGCTGACGGTAATCTGTGGATCATGTACGTATCCCGCATTCTAGGCGGATTATTCTCAGGAGCAGCAACGGCCTGCGCTGTGGCTTATGTCGCTGATATTACTACCGCTGAGAATCGGACAAAAGGCATGGGTATGGTGGGGATGTCGATTGGGTTAGGCTTTATCTTCGGTCCAGCAATCGGCGGGATATTAAGCCGATGGGGGACGTACCTACCATTCTTTGTAGCATCCGGACTCGCACTAGCTTCCTTTGTTTTTGCATTTGCTATTCTGAAAGAATCGCTGACGGTAGACAAACGCACCTCCGTGAAGGAGAAAGCTCCATCTAGATGGACAGCTTTCTCCGGGGCATCGAAGTACCTCTATGTGTTATCATTCTTCGTATCTTTCACATTGGCAGGGTTGGAAGCGACGCTTCAGTACTACCAAATGGACAAGATTGGCGCAACGCCATTCGATATCGGCATGATGTTTTTAGCTAGCGGTATTGTTGGCGCCTTAATCCAAGGCGGCGTAGTTCGCCGCTTGGTCAAACAGGGGGCCGAGCAACGAGTGATCGGCATTGGATTATTGCTATCAGCTGCAGGGTTCTTCCTGCTGCTGTACTCGAGCAGCGTAGTGACCGCTGCGATTTATCTCTCGGTCTTCGGCGCAGGTAACGCCCTCATACGCCCGTGTGTGACGTCGCTGATTACACAGCGCACGAAAGTAGGTCAGGGCGTAGCGACGGGCCTAAGCTCCTCTATGGACAGTCTGGGACGCATTGCGGGCCCGCTCCTTGGAGGAGCGGTATTCGCTATCGCGCATTCGCTGCCGTTCATTATCGGCGGCGTGCTCTGTTTAGCGGCGATCCTGCTGCTGCAGCGCTTCGTACTCGTAGATCGTCAGACGCGGGCGCAGCAGCAAACCGCCTGA
- a CDS encoding MFS transporter, with protein MVWMQKWRNNRLFSPFVIELLIIMFVVEFVKGALLLTILPVYMKTTLGASAFIIGWTLAAQYIGDNVLRTPVGWIIDKLGYRTTMLTGVLMTFVSVILIATTSQYIWMIVGCALLGFGTAPLWPCVITGSTEVAGDDGKATIMSVVYMAWLSGVGLGPVAINFFVGENNYSTAFRLLIGCMTVVVIVALMLPRKNGVVRTDGEGGGEKALVSNRAAAPLWERVTTYLSEVRRSMSVSPLLFPAMFLQTFALGILTPILTLYAKEVLMLTSFQYSMFLIAGGAVTVIFLVPMGKLVDRLGIRPFLVAGFMLSAFVLLLFTFAKSMMLLYVLVAVLGAGYAFIIPSWNALIASAIPPEKRGAVWGFFLTIEGLGMIIGPIVSGKLWDVYGYHAPFLMSGLVLVLLLVLQMFISIPKKGMVR; from the coding sequence ATGGTTTGGATGCAAAAATGGCGGAATAATCGCTTGTTTTCCCCATTTGTGATCGAATTGTTAATTATTATGTTTGTCGTCGAATTTGTGAAGGGAGCCTTACTTTTAACAATTTTACCCGTTTATATGAAAACGACACTAGGTGCTTCCGCTTTTATTATCGGCTGGACGCTAGCTGCTCAATATATTGGTGATAATGTGCTTCGTACACCTGTTGGCTGGATTATTGACAAATTGGGTTACCGAACAACCATGCTTACTGGTGTACTCATGACATTCGTTTCAGTCATTCTAATTGCAACAACATCCCAGTATATCTGGATGATCGTAGGATGTGCGCTGCTTGGCTTTGGTACGGCGCCATTATGGCCGTGTGTGATTACAGGATCGACGGAAGTGGCTGGCGACGATGGCAAAGCCACGATCATGAGCGTTGTCTATATGGCTTGGCTCTCGGGCGTTGGACTGGGACCGGTAGCGATTAACTTTTTCGTTGGAGAAAATAACTACAGCACCGCATTTCGATTATTGATCGGTTGTATGACGGTCGTCGTTATTGTTGCGCTCATGCTTCCAAGAAAGAATGGCGTGGTAAGAACGGATGGAGAGGGCGGGGGGGAGAAGGCGCTGGTTTCTAACCGTGCCGCTGCACCACTATGGGAACGGGTTACAACATATTTAAGTGAAGTACGGCGCTCAATGTCTGTTAGTCCGCTTTTATTCCCCGCGATGTTTCTGCAAACGTTCGCTCTCGGTATACTGACACCCATTCTCACACTCTATGCCAAAGAGGTACTGATGCTTACATCTTTTCAGTACAGCATGTTTCTAATTGCAGGTGGAGCTGTAACTGTTATTTTCTTAGTTCCGATGGGGAAGTTGGTTGATCGTCTAGGCATTCGTCCATTTTTGGTTGCAGGATTTATGCTGAGCGCTTTCGTACTTCTGCTGTTTACCTTCGCGAAGTCAATGATGCTGCTTTATGTCTTGGTAGCTGTGCTCGGAGCGGGCTATGCCTTCATTATTCCTTCTTGGAATGCGCTCATTGCGTCTGCCATTCCACCTGAGAAACGAGGCGCTGTGTGGGGCTTCTTCCTAACGATTGAAGGACTGGGGATGATCATTGGGCCGATCGTTTCCGGTAAGCTTTGGGATGTGTATGGCTATCATGCACCATTCTTGATGAGCGGCCTAGTTCTGGTACTGCTGCTTGTTCTTCAAATGTTCATTTCCATCCCCAAAAAAGGTATGGTACGATAA
- a CDS encoding aminotransferase class I/II-fold pyridoxal phosphate-dependent enzyme, translating into MDHTRTPLFTALLTHAEKNPIQFHIPGHKKGVGMDPEFRSFIGDNALSIDLINIAPLDDLHQPMGVIEEAQKLAADAYGADHTFFSVQGTSGAIMTMIMTVCSEGDKIIVPRNVHKSVLAAIIFVGAKPVFIQPARDKNLGIDHGIPTRSVRRALEKHPDAKAVLVINPTYYGVCTHLKEIVDLVHSYNMPVLVDEAHGVLIHFHDKLPMSAMDAGADMAATSVHKLGGSMTQSSVLNVKGNRVNPKRIQTIISMLTTTSTSYILLASLDTARRHLALNGHAMAERTIELAQYTRKQINEISNLYCFGEEILGEEATYNYDPTKICVHVRKLGITGFEVENWLRDHYNIEVEMSDMYNILCLITPGDTQENVDTLLEALRELSHMNDDVVEVKEVVIKVPAIPQLTLTPRDAFYGETEILPFKDAADRIIAEFIYVYPPGIPILLPGEVITQELIDYIVEHVEVGLPVKGPEDRSVQNVKVIVETQAIF; encoded by the coding sequence GTGGATCATACCCGTACCCCCCTGTTCACTGCACTGCTCACACATGCTGAGAAAAATCCAATTCAATTCCATATTCCAGGCCATAAAAAAGGAGTCGGCATGGACCCAGAGTTTCGTTCCTTTATTGGGGACAACGCGCTGTCTATCGACCTCATCAATATAGCACCGCTGGATGACCTTCATCAACCGATGGGCGTGATTGAGGAAGCTCAAAAGCTTGCTGCAGACGCCTATGGGGCGGATCACACGTTCTTCTCTGTTCAAGGGACAAGCGGTGCCATTATGACCATGATTATGACCGTCTGCTCGGAAGGCGATAAAATTATCGTTCCGCGGAATGTACATAAATCCGTCTTGGCCGCGATTATTTTCGTCGGCGCTAAGCCCGTGTTTATCCAACCTGCTCGTGATAAAAACTTAGGTATTGATCACGGAATTCCGACACGTTCTGTTCGCCGGGCACTGGAAAAGCATCCAGATGCCAAAGCTGTTCTGGTCATCAATCCAACCTACTATGGCGTATGTACCCATCTTAAAGAGATTGTTGACCTTGTACACAGCTATAACATGCCTGTCCTTGTGGATGAAGCACATGGCGTGCTCATTCATTTCCATGATAAATTGCCGATGTCCGCGATGGATGCCGGAGCCGATATGGCCGCGACCAGCGTGCATAAGCTAGGTGGTTCCATGACGCAAAGCTCCGTCCTTAACGTGAAAGGGAATCGTGTTAATCCGAAGCGCATCCAGACCATTATTTCGATGCTCACAACTACTTCAACTTCTTATATATTGTTAGCCTCATTAGATACTGCACGCAGACATTTGGCGTTAAACGGCCATGCAATGGCCGAGCGCACGATAGAACTTGCACAGTACACTAGAAAACAGATCAACGAAATCAGCAACCTCTACTGCTTTGGGGAAGAGATTTTGGGTGAAGAAGCAACTTATAACTATGATCCGACGAAAATATGCGTTCACGTGCGCAAGCTTGGCATCACTGGCTTTGAAGTTGAGAACTGGCTGCGCGATCATTACAATATTGAAGTCGAAATGAGCGACATGTACAACATCCTGTGTCTGATAACCCCAGGTGATACCCAAGAAAACGTTGACACCTTATTGGAAGCCTTACGTGAGCTCTCTCATATGAATGATGACGTTGTTGAGGTGAAAGAAGTCGTTATCAAAGTTCCTGCGATTCCACAATTAACCTTGACACCTCGGGATGCCTTCTATGGCGAAACCGAAATACTCCCATTCAAAGACGCTGCAGACCGAATTATTGCCGAATTTATTTATGTGTACCCGCCCGGTATTCCCATTTTGCTTCCAGGTGAAGTGATAACCCAAGAGCTTATTGACTACATTGTGGAGCATGTGGAAGTTGGGTTGCCTGTGAAAGGACCTGAAGACCGCAGTGTTCAAAATGTGAAGGTCATCGTAGAGACCCAAGCGATTTTCTAG
- a CDS encoding DUF1885 family protein — MAQSAYIKFVTGSTVAALTLVELKERLLHYRDQLSQTAKQLGWEYDEAGFPYTIETKPEGEGKWFYLKGINPLYKYIVIGVGNEQNQEKEQHYVQVVLPDDATHGDKSKGNEFCKYLSKLLKAELHLFNGRIMYFNPRK; from the coding sequence ATGGCTCAAAGCGCTTATATTAAATTCGTAACAGGATCCACAGTTGCCGCACTCACCTTAGTTGAACTAAAGGAAAGGCTGCTGCATTACCGTGATCAGCTCAGTCAGACAGCCAAGCAGCTTGGCTGGGAGTATGACGAGGCCGGATTCCCTTATACCATTGAGACGAAGCCGGAAGGCGAAGGCAAATGGTTCTACCTGAAAGGTATCAATCCTTTATACAAATATATTGTGATTGGTGTTGGGAATGAGCAGAACCAAGAGAAAGAGCAGCATTATGTGCAAGTCGTGCTGCCCGACGACGCCACGCATGGTGACAAAAGTAAGGGCAATGAATTCTGCAAATACCTTAGTAAACTGCTGAAAGCTGAACTTCATCTATTCAACGGTAGAATCATGTATTTCAATCCTAGAAAATGA
- a CDS encoding DUF1292 domain-containing protein encodes MSDDKHDHVHGPDCDHDHEQGEDVFIVTDENGEEHEMVMVYTFQSQEQAYAVLLDRNDPEADGVIFRVEEEDDDAFLVNIEDEEEWERVVTIYNEIVAQEGEE; translated from the coding sequence GTGAGCGATGATAAGCATGATCATGTACACGGCCCGGACTGTGACCACGATCACGAGCAAGGGGAAGATGTTTTTATCGTAACGGACGAGAACGGTGAAGAGCATGAGATGGTGATGGTATACACCTTCCAATCTCAAGAGCAGGCTTATGCTGTTTTGCTCGATCGTAACGATCCTGAAGCTGATGGTGTTATTTTCCGTGTTGAAGAAGAGGACGACGATGCCTTCCTTGTCAACATTGAAGATGAAGAAGAGTGGGAACGTGTAGTGACTATTTACAATGAGATCGTAGCTCAAGAAGGCGAAGAATAA
- a CDS encoding stalk domain-containing protein translates to MKVQRILALMLMFFVLSTAAVVASSIWGDFKGNNIARLIVNEETVEFGDSDVPPLIVDGKTVLPLRAVSDALQALVKWDNSNKTAYLYKPNVHMFFTTEVRKDSAIVPFGVVERGKEADFIVFAQVDNLKSSINSVQVSVVSPSGKSVITPVVKSISESKESFWLKVPLYGVSFNEAGTYVVKFAMKLDGSNDYSVVSEKQIQSE, encoded by the coding sequence ATGAAAGTTCAACGGATATTAGCGTTGATGCTGATGTTTTTTGTTCTAAGTACGGCTGCAGTGGTGGCTTCATCGATCTGGGGGGATTTTAAAGGTAATAATATTGCCCGCTTAATCGTTAATGAAGAGACGGTGGAATTCGGGGATTCAGATGTTCCGCCTCTTATTGTTGATGGTAAAACCGTTCTGCCGCTTCGCGCAGTAAGTGATGCGCTTCAAGCATTAGTGAAATGGGATAACTCGAATAAGACTGCCTACTTATACAAACCCAATGTGCACATGTTCTTCACAACTGAGGTGCGTAAAGACTCCGCCATCGTTCCATTTGGCGTTGTGGAGCGCGGGAAAGAAGCAGACTTTATCGTTTTTGCTCAAGTCGATAATTTGAAGTCAAGTATTAACTCTGTTCAGGTTTCTGTTGTATCACCAAGCGGGAAGAGCGTTATTACACCGGTTGTGAAATCAATCTCAGAATCCAAAGAATCGTTTTGGCTGAAAGTACCGTTATATGGCGTTTCCTTTAATGAGGCTGGTACGTATGTTGTTAAATTTGCTATGAAGCTAGATGGTTCTAACGACTACTCAGTCGTATCTGAGAAGCAGATTCAATCCGAGTAG
- a CDS encoding alpha/beta hydrolase, producing the protein MIWMISSILFVLVCLALIGIAVYVGWQLTHPQRKPVDASPDDYSLHMENISFQSRSRDVQLDGWILKSPYAPTDAMPMTVIMSYGYAGTRLEKGLPALALAKSIVEAGYHVLMFDFRNSGKSEGEITTVGFLEKQDVLGAIDWVQEHEPSKICLLGFSMGGSTSILAAAEERAVLGVITDSAFSQLSPYLRDNLPVWSRLPRFPFTPLILLILPRLIGINPHLVDALAAVDHIYPRPILFIHSRDDEAIPWSNSEGMWSRHPDVFELWVTQKAGHVGSYHMQPEAYTQRVLAFLSKL; encoded by the coding sequence ATGATTTGGATGATTAGTAGTATTTTGTTTGTTCTTGTCTGTCTAGCTCTAATAGGTATAGCGGTCTATGTAGGTTGGCAGCTCACACATCCGCAGCGTAAGCCGGTTGATGCCTCGCCTGATGACTATAGTTTGCACATGGAGAATATTAGCTTCCAAAGCCGATCTAGAGATGTCCAATTAGATGGATGGATTTTGAAGTCTCCTTATGCTCCAACTGATGCTATGCCAATGACCGTTATTATGTCGTATGGTTATGCGGGAACACGTCTGGAAAAAGGGCTTCCAGCGTTGGCCTTGGCTAAATCCATTGTCGAAGCAGGCTATCATGTGCTTATGTTTGATTTTCGGAACTCGGGGAAATCGGAGGGGGAAATAACTACGGTTGGCTTTTTGGAAAAGCAAGATGTACTCGGTGCTATCGACTGGGTTCAGGAGCACGAACCAAGTAAAATTTGCTTGCTTGGTTTTTCAATGGGCGGCAGTACATCCATCTTAGCAGCAGCCGAAGAAAGGGCTGTATTAGGGGTCATAACAGATAGCGCTTTTAGTCAGCTCAGTCCGTACTTGAGGGACAATTTGCCTGTATGGTCTAGGCTGCCGCGTTTTCCTTTTACACCTCTAATTCTACTTATTTTACCTAGATTAATTGGCATCAACCCCCACCTTGTTGATGCGCTTGCCGCGGTAGATCACATTTATCCTAGGCCGATTCTTTTTATTCATAGTCGAGATGATGAGGCTATTCCTTGGTCCAATAGTGAAGGAATGTGGAGCCGCCATCCGGATGTATTTGAACTTTGGGTCACACAAAAAGCAGGGCATGTTGGCTCCTATCACATGCAACCGGAAGCCTATACACAACGTGTTCTAGCTTTTTTATCAAAATTATAA
- a CDS encoding MBL fold metallo-hydrolase, which translates to MSLQIQMLGTGSAFAKTFYNTSALIRSNEMNILIDCGATTPRSLHDIGVQPDQIDGIIISHIHADHVGGLEEIAFRLLYQYKNKKTKLFVTESLARVLWENTLKGGMYNPTDGFSRLEDYFEVILLEENVPVTILPGLTIEIISTLHIPHKLNYSLFINGRTFYSADTQFNEELLVQEIVNKRNCHTILHDCQLSGDGFIHATLDELLTLPDYVQERIYLMHYDDDMMNFIGKTGSMTFIHQHEVIKIPE; encoded by the coding sequence ATGAGTTTGCAAATTCAAATGTTGGGAACCGGCAGTGCGTTTGCCAAAACATTTTACAATACAAGCGCATTAATCCGGTCTAATGAAATGAACATCCTAATCGACTGCGGGGCAACAACACCAAGATCGCTTCATGACATCGGTGTACAGCCTGACCAAATTGATGGTATCATCATTTCGCATATTCATGCCGATCATGTAGGCGGATTGGAAGAAATTGCCTTTCGCTTGTTATACCAATATAAGAATAAGAAAACGAAACTTTTCGTAACAGAATCACTAGCAAGAGTCCTTTGGGAAAACACGCTAAAAGGCGGCATGTATAATCCCACAGACGGCTTCAGCCGATTAGAGGATTATTTTGAAGTCATCCTTCTCGAAGAAAATGTACCTGTTACTATTCTTCCTGGGCTAACCATTGAAATTATATCCACACTTCACATACCTCATAAACTTAACTACTCACTTTTTATCAATGGCCGAACATTCTATAGTGCTGATACCCAATTTAATGAGGAACTTCTCGTTCAAGAAATTGTTAACAAAAGAAACTGTCACACCATTTTACACGATTGTCAACTAAGCGGGGACGGTTTTATACATGCTACATTGGATGAACTGCTTACCTTGCCTGATTATGTACAGGAGCGAATCTATCTGATGCATTATGACGATGATATGATGAATTTTATTGGGAAAACAGGCAGCATGACTTTCATCCATCAACATGAAGTGATTAAAATTCCAGAATAA